The Desmodus rotundus isolate HL8 chromosome 3, HLdesRot8A.1, whole genome shotgun sequence genome includes a region encoding these proteins:
- the LOC112296212 gene encoding U6 snRNA-associated Sm-like protein LSm8 yields MAGLSATTSTLETDINQTVAVITSYRRMIVGTLNGFDQTINLIVDESYERVFSSSQEVEQMVLGLYIIRRVNVAVIGEIDKHSVFDLGNIQAKPLNSVAH; encoded by the coding sequence ATGGCTGGGCTGAGCGCCACAACTTCCACTCTGGAGACCGATATCAATCAGACTGTTGCTGTTATTACTTCTTATAGGAGAATGATAGTGGGAACACTGAATGGTTTTGACCAGACCATTAATTTGATTGTGGATGAAAGCTATGAGCGAGTGTTCAGCTCTTCACAGGAAGTAGAACAAATGGTACTAGGGTTATACATCATAAGACGTGTCAATGTTGCGGTCATTGGAGAAATTGATAAACATTCTGTGTTTGATTTGGGGAATATTCAAGCAAAACCTCTGAACTCAGTAGCACACTGA